A single region of the Triticum dicoccoides isolate Atlit2015 ecotype Zavitan chromosome 2B, WEW_v2.0, whole genome shotgun sequence genome encodes:
- the LOC119367570 gene encoding uncharacterized protein LOC119367570, with translation MPGRNLGAAGAKKEEGEHARPPKIDVQTLYVLYMVLFMMIWMSLFRFRYPQHAEFLRYTPAMEALAACFFFTFVTVMLQALLANALSEKPAPSPLPPPVNQWIMALSVWLFGVLYYLVYASMSDGYAAEPSNSGLIIAAVASVVSLAMTVYNIRQRPVFA, from the exons ATGCCTG GCCGCAACTTGGGCGCTGCTGGAgcaaagaaggaggagggggagcaTGCCAGG CCGCCCAAGATCGACGTGCAGACGCTCTACGTGCTGTACATGGTGCTTTTCATGATGATCTGGATGTCCTTGTTTCGGTTTCGGTATCCGCAGCACGCCGAGTTCCTCCGCTACACCCCGGCCATGGAAGCCCTGgccgcctgcttcttcttcacgTTCGTCACCGTCATGCTGCAGGCGCTGCTCGCCAACGCGCTGTCGGAGAAGCCCGCCCCGTCGCCGCTTCCGCCTCCGGTGAACCAGTGGATCATGGCCCTCTCCGTGTGGCTGTTCGGGGTCCTCTACTACCTGGTCTACGCCTCCATGAGCGACGGGTATGCGGCGGAGCCGAGTAACTCGGGCCTGATCATCGCCGCGGTCGCCAGTGTTGTGAGCCTCGCCATGACCGTCTACAACATTCGGCAG CGCCCCGTCTTTGCTTAG